In the genome of Aridibaculum aurantiacum, one region contains:
- a CDS encoding PID-CTERM protein-sorting domain-containing protein, whose translation MRSKLLSAFFILVAFMMPVLLNAQTDIDPGGDPDAPIDGGLSLLLAAGVGYVAKKGYDARKNRNSKEVTE comes from the coding sequence ATGAGATCTAAACTTCTTTCAGCCTTCTTTATCCTGGTGGCCTTTATGATGCCGGTACTTCTGAATGCACAGACCGATATTGATCCGGGCGGTGATCCTGATGCCCCTATTGATGGTGGTTTGAGTTTACTATTGGCTGCAGGCGTTGGTTATGTAGCCAAGAAAGGTTACGATGCAAGAAAGAACAGAAATAGCAAAGAAGTTACTGAGTAG
- a CDS encoding archaeosortase/exosortase family protein, which translates to MIKNLASASYFKQMPEAVKSILLKALTLFIIWKLLYHLVLYPFRFPDRDLTQLTAAHTSWLYNILLPGSNATLKHEELPDFTKTSLLVNNKTAVGIADGCNALEIHVLYVGFLLCIPASRNKKLAYIILGIAGIYILNLFRCFGLAWLYLHNYSIANFAHHYLFKMIIYGIIFFTWTRFAKNFFRNV; encoded by the coding sequence ATGATTAAGAATCTAGCCTCAGCTTCATATTTTAAACAGATGCCGGAAGCAGTTAAGTCAATCTTGCTCAAGGCCCTTACACTCTTCATAATATGGAAGTTGTTGTATCACCTGGTTCTTTATCCATTTAGGTTTCCTGATCGTGATCTCACACAATTAACCGCAGCACACACATCCTGGCTTTACAATATTTTATTACCGGGATCAAATGCCACCTTAAAACATGAAGAGTTACCGGACTTTACCAAAACCAGTTTGTTGGTGAACAATAAAACAGCGGTTGGGATAGCAGATGGTTGCAACGCACTTGAGATACATGTCCTTTATGTTGGCTTCCTGCTGTGCATTCCAGCTTCCCGGAATAAGAAGTTGGCTTATATAATCCTCGGTATTGCCGGTATCTATATACTTAATTTATTCAGATGCTTTGGTCTTGCCTGGCTGTACCTGCACAATTATTCAATAGCCAATTTTGCTCACCATTATTTGTTCAAGATGATCATCTATGGAATCATATTCTTCACATGGACAAGGTTCGCAAAAAACTTCTTCAGGAATGTCTAA